One window of the Epinephelus moara isolate mb chromosome 24, YSFRI_EMoa_1.0, whole genome shotgun sequence genome contains the following:
- the setd5 gene encoding histone-lysine N-methyltransferase SETD5 isoform X5, protein MDLNGMVRGARYHETTEDNSADSDSSSEEDGAVASWCHCSLTPDGLLIKCDNCRGLDRRKGAKGQHRKTENVSAGESSATESGDEEVSPSTISYTATQHTPTSIKLTVNRVKRSKSKKRKKSTEKARGTPKGKKVKAFREGSRKSMRMKNSTTEASVLDENTAEGWESRIRQWTDQYEEALANQYSADIQTLLQLHRAASTTVSKAESGTATPPSTTQIHASVDAMDTINRTELACNNTVLGSQMQLQLGRVTRVQKHRKILRAAKNLEADTLIIEYRGKVMLKQQFEVNGHFFKKPYPFVLFYSKFNDVEMCVDARTFGNDARFIRRSCTPNAEVRHMIAEGMIHLCIYAVSQITKDAEVTIGFDYEFNSCNYKVDCACHKGNQNCPVQKHNLSPRESLLSTPSLPPPSPLVGAETRRRKARRRELESCHTGDSNQTLDQHQEAKELQGTSDTEERLLDELKVEEGEEGEVDENGVAISSKRNCNSLERRRRRVGGAEVKEEGVESEDGAGNPSGNTPIPHNTGVGVSTRRTTYVMEAPSIEEKTSLPNLPAPIAPPKPARPTKPRPKSRISRYRSSSSQRARRQRQALAQQAAAAAAAAAMAATPSSADQGASLDEEGSQGPYGAEHGHGESGPGGHLLEGEGQGLNCINRGNMRYPKTKKYLVTEWLNDKVPGGEKVHQEVPVERPLRITTDPTVLATTLNMLPGLSHSSLICTTPRHYVRFGSPFNPERRRPRPLQMDGTYGCYKKRWIKQVEDESCSASVEDGTESTSSQQSTSSRSTPNPLSSEINAPFKKRRSKYMPETTPVPSDHLLRPLSPITPPLPEDSLHPPFHTPCGSLLPNGLAYSPMPSLPASRCNTPLQFENISSPEASPVHRPESISPEPCLQTDFDIPRPQFPDLSLPSSLESPVAVTSDDFSLPGGPSGHDSQGTSSVGTSSLNPVSCPSSDLTSQNREQAFRTEFNLIYTCSPLNANLGNPVATERHLSQSEGGFSPAESFHSSISGQGLLGDVGPGSMSPYGEPHYGGGYPDSGTPPHTSNPPQKKKRANQHTISLLTGKPDYQAIAVRSEYKPVQNMVSLLEYRKRKQGSGRDSEPAASSSSLSGTPTRPGSHYSQDSHHPHCHQQMQPQVSPHSSFSSSVHSSSIPQIEEVSPPDHQGSSAHSRRQDNNNQWMVPTTVERLREGQGVRERVLRSIKMERIYKRSDGSTEKESDADRYEMQAVSMASPMKSPHRYSPSVYSHQSSESHRQTDSPSFLQQTSNSPFRGNYSPSSGQSFYPRLSTSHPGVSQDHPPSSYHSHTPTSTSSSDSRPSAGSLHQQSGSSNVDGGHGYSSSHLKASLLNSSGLAGTPNPGPRAHEQTKIDLGAQASRGGQQQASHSLKSGSPGQVALQAGSRLLSATGPTHYPQRGTSLSQFQHSPLQGPGVRTQSGSF, encoded by the exons ATGGATCTCAATGGCATGGTACGTGGCGCCCGCTATCACGAAACTACTGAGGACAACTCAGCCGACAGCGACAGCTCCTCAGAGGAGGACGGGGCTGTGGCCAGCTGGTGTCACTGCAGCCTGACGCCGGATGGCCTGCTCATCAAATGCGACAATTGCAG GGGACTTGACAGGAGGAAAGGAGCAAAAGGCCAAcatagaaaaacagaaaatgtctcAG CTGGAGAGAGCAGCGCCACCGAGAGTGGTGACGAAGAGGTGTCTCCTTCCACCATCTCTTACACCGCCACCCAGCATACACCCACCAGCATCAAACTCACTGTCAACCGGGTTAAAAGAAGCAAAtccaaaaagagaaagaagagcaCAGAGAAGGCTCGTGGAACACCGAAGGGCAAGAAAGTCAAG GCTTTCAGAGAGGGTTCTAGGAAGTCCATGAGGATGAAG AACTCAACAACAGAGGCGAGCGTGTTGGATGAGAACACAGCAGAGGGATGGGAGAGCAGGATCCGCCAGTGGACGGACCAGTATGAGGAGGCTCTAGCCAACCAGTACAGCGCTGACATCCAGACACTCCTCCAGCTTCACCGTGCTGCCAGCACCACCGTCTCAAAGGCAGAGAGCGGCACTGCAACGCCTCCTTCCACCACACAGATCCACGCCTCAGTCGATGCCATGGACACCATCAACCGCACTGAGTTGGCCTGTAACAACACAGTGCTGGGCTCACAGATGCAG CTCCAGTTGGGGCGGGTAACGCGGGTGCAGAAACACAGGAAGATCCTCCGAGCAGCTAAGAACTTGGAGGCAGACACACTCATCATTGAATATCGGGGAAAGGTCATGCTCAAACAACAGTTTGAAGTCAACGGGCATTTCTTCAAAAA ACCCTACCCGTTTGTGCTGTTCTACTCAAAGTTTAATGATGTAGAAATGTGTGTTGATGCGAGGACCTTTGGAAATGACGCCCGCTTCATCAGGAGGTCCTGTACACCCAATGCTGAG GTCCGACATATGATTGCTGAGGGCATGATCCATCTGTGTATCTACGCTGTTAGTCAAATCACAAAGGACGCTGAGGTCACCATTGGGTTTGACTACGAGTTCAATAGCTG TAATTACAAAGTGGACTGCGCCTGCCATAAGGGCAACCAGAACTGCCCGGTGCAGAAGCACAACCTGAGCCCCAGGGAGAGCTTACTCAGTACCCCCTCCCTGCcacccccctctcccctggtggGTGCTGAGACTCGACGGAGAAAAGCCCGCAGGAGAGAGCTGGAGAGCTGCCACACTGGTGACAGCAACCAGACCCTGGACCAGCACCAGGAGGCCAAAGAACTACAGGGGACCAGTGACacagag GAGAGACTGCTGGATGAGCTGAAggtggaagagggagaggaaggagaggtggATGAAAATGGTGTTGCCATCTCCAGTAAAAGA AATTGTAACAGCTTGGAAAGGAGGCGCAGGAGAGTTGGAGGAGcagaggtgaaggaggagggTGTTGAAAGTGAGGATGGGGCAGGAAACCCCTCTGGAAACACTCCCATACCCCACAACACTGGAGTGGGGGTCAGCACACGACGCACCACATATGTCATG GAAGCACCGTCTATTGAAGAAAAGACCTCATTACCCAACCTGCCTGCTCCAATTGCTCCCCCGAAACCTGCGCGACCTACCAAGCCTCGGCCCAAAAGTCGGATATCTCGCTACCGGTCAAGTTCATCCCAGCGTGCCCGGCGGCAGCGCCAAGCCCTCGcccagcaagcagcagcagctgctgcggCTGCAGCAATGGCAGCGACACCATCATCAGCTGATCAGGGCGCTTCTCTGGATGAAGAGGGATCTCAGGGCCCATATGGTGCTGAACATGGCCATGGAGAGAGTGGTCCAGGGGGTCATCTCCTAGAAGGAGAAGGCCAGGGTCTGAACTGCATAAATAGAGGCAACATGCGCTACCCCAAGACCAAGAAG TACCTGGTGACAGAGTGGTTGAATGACAAGGTCCCAGGAGGGGAGAAGGTCCACCAAGAGGTGCCCGTTGAGCGCCCACTGCGGATAACCACTGACCCAACGGTGCTGGCCACCACCCTCAACATGCTGCCAGGCCTCTCCCACTCATCGCTCATCTGCACCACACCCAGACACTACGTCCGCTTCGGTTCCCCCTTCAACCCTGAGAGACGCCGACCCCGTCCACTACAAATGGACGGCACTTATGGCTGCTACAAGAAG AGATGGATAAAGCAGGTGGAGGATGAGAGCTGTTCAGCCAGTGTGGAGGATGGCACAGAGTCCACCTCCTCCCAGCAAAGTACCAGTAGCAGATCCACCCCCAACCCCTTGTCCAGTG AAATCAACGCACCATTTAAGAAGCGCCGCTCCAAGTATATGCCAGAGACAACACCAGTACCCTCGGACCACCTGCTTCGCCCGCTGTCACCCATTACACCGCCGCTCCCAGAGGACTCCCTACACCCACCGTTCCACACACCCTGTGGCTCCTTGCTGCCCAACGGCTTGGCTTACTCCCCCATGCCCTCGCTGCCGGCCAGCCGCTGCAACACACCGCTGCAGTTTGAA AACATATCATCACCTGAGGCGTCTCCTGTTCACCGGCCGGAGTCCATCTCTCCTGAG CCATGTCTTCAGACAGACTTTGACATCCCTCGGCCTCAGTTCCCAGACCTGTCGCTCCCCTCTAGCTTGGAGAGTCCCGTGGCTGTGACCTCAGATGACTTTTCCCTTCCTGGAGGGCCTTCAGGCCACGATTCCCAGGGCACATCATCTGTAGGGACCAGTTCCCTAAACCCAGTGTCCTGTCCTTCCTCAGACCTAACCTCGCAGAACAGGGAGCAGGCCTTCAGGACAGAGTTCAACCTTATATACACCTGCTCGCCCCTCAACGCAAACTTGGGGAATCCCGTGGCCACCGAGCGCCACCTCTCCCAGTCAGAGGGTGGCTTTTCCCCAGCAGAGTCCTTCCACAGTTCCATAAGCGGCCAGGGACTGCTGGGAGATGTGGGCCCCGGCTCCATGTCACCCTATGGCGAGCCTCATTATGGGGGAGGCTACCCGGATAGTGGCACACCTCCTCACACCAGCAACCCACCACAAAAGAAGAAG AGGGCCAACCAGCATACCATTAGTCTGCTGACAGGGAAGCCAGATTACCAGGCTATAGCTGTAAGAAGTGAATACAAGCCAGTACAAAATATG GTGTCTCTGCTGGAGTATCGCAAGAGGAAGCAGGGCAGCGGTCGTGACTCGGAGCCAGCCGCTAGCAGCTCGTCTCTGAGTGGTACCCCCACACGGCCTGGCTCCCACTATAGCCAGGACTCCCACCATCCTCACTGCCATCAGCAGATGCAGCCCCAGGTTTCCCCACACAGCTCCTTCTCTTCCTCAGTACACTCATCCTCCATCCCACAGATAGAGGAGGTCAGTCCTCCAGACCACCAGGGCTCGTCGGCGCATTCCAGACGCCAGGACAACAACAATCAGTG GATGGTCCCCACTACTGTTGAACGTCTAAGGGAAGGCCAGGGGGTTCGGGAGCGAGTGCTAAGAAGCATCAAGATGGAGCGCATTTACAAGAGGAGTGATGGCTCTACAGAGAAGGAATCTG atGCAGATCGATATGAGATGCAAGCAGTGTCTATGGCTTCTCCCATGAAGAGTCCACACAGATACAGTCCCTCTGTTTACTCACACCAG TCATCAGAAAGCCACCGGCAGACCGACAGCCCATCGTTCCTCCAGCAAACCTCCAATTCTCCATTCCGGGGTAATTACAGTCCCTCATCAGGCCAGAGCTTCTACCCACGCCTCTCCACCTCTCATCCTGGAGTGTCCCAGGACCACCCTCCATCCTCCTACCACAGTCacacccccacctccacctcctcctcagacTCCAGGCCATCAGCGGGCTCTCTACACCAGCAGAGTGGCAGCAGTAACGTGGACGGAGGCCACGGCTACAGCAGCAGCCACTTAAAAGCAAGCCTTTTGAACAGCAGTGGCCTGGCGGGTACTCCCAACCCGGGACCGAGGGCCCACGAGCAGACTAAAATAGACTTGGGTGCCCAGGCCTCCAGAGGGGGTCAGCAGCAGGCATCTCACAGCCTGAAGTCGGGCAGCCCGGGCCAGGTGGCGCTGCAGGCCGGCTCCAGGCTGCTGTCGGCCACCGGACCGACACACTACCCACAAAGAGGGACAAGCCTCAGTCAGTTCCAGCACTCCCCTCTTCAGGGACCCGGAGTAAGGACACAGTCAGGAAGCTTTTAG
- the setd5 gene encoding histone-lysine N-methyltransferase SETD5 isoform X4 codes for MQQSSVVCCQDHNYGAPPPPTPPASPLSQTIIPRMDLNGMVRGARYHETTEDNSADSDSSSEEDGAVASWCHCSLTPDGLLIKCDNCRGLDRRKGAKGQHRKTENVSAGESSATESGDEEVSPSTISYTATQHTPTSIKLTVNRVKRSKSKKRKKSTEKARGTPKGKKVKAFREGSRKSMRMKNSTTEASVLDENTAEGWESRIRQWTDQYEEALANQYSADIQTLLQLHRAASTTVSKAESGTATPPSTTQIHASVDAMDTINRTELACNNTVLGSQMQLQLGRVTRVQKHRKILRAAKNLEADTLIIEYRGKVMLKQQFEVNGHFFKKPYPFVLFYSKFNDVEMCVDARTFGNDARFIRRSCTPNAEVRHMIAEGMIHLCIYAVSQITKDAEVTIGFDYEFNSCNYKVDCACHKGNQNCPVQKHNLSPRESLLSTPSLPPPSPLVGAETRRRKARRRELESCHTGDSNQTLDQHQEAKELQGTSDTEERLLDELKVEEGEEGEVDENGVAISSKRNCNSLERRRRRVGGAEVKEEGVESEDGAGNPSGNTPIPHNTGVGVSTRRTTYVMEAPSIEEKTSLPNLPAPIAPPKPARPTKPRPKSRISRYRSSSSQRARRQRQALAQQAAAAAAAAAMAATPSSADQGASLDEEGSQGPYGAEHGHGESGPGGHLLEGEGQGLNCINRGNMRYPKTKKYLVTEWLNDKVPGGEKVHQEVPVERPLRITTDPTVLATTLNMLPGLSHSSLICTTPRHYVRFGSPFNPERRRPRPLQMDGTYGCYKKRWIKQVEDESCSASVEDGTESTSSQQSTSSRSTPNPLSSEINAPFKKRRSKYMPETTPVPSDHLLRPLSPITPPLPEDSLHPPFHTPCGSLLPNGLAYSPMPSLPASRCNTPLQFENISSPEASPVHRPESISPEPCLQTDFDIPRPQFPDLSLPSSLESPVAVTSDDFSLPGGPSGHDSQGTSSVGTSSLNPVSCPSSDLTSQNREQAFRTEFNLIYTCSPLNANLGNPVATERHLSQSEGGFSPAESFHSSISGQGLLGDVGPGSMSPYGEPHYGGGYPDSGTPPHTSNPPQKKKRANQHTISLLTGKPDYQAIAVRSEYKPVQNMVSLLEYRKRKQGSGRDSEPAASSSSLSGTPTRPGSHYSQDSHHPHCHQQMQPQVSPHSSFSSSVHSSSIPQIEEVSPPDHQGSSAHSRRQDNNNQWMVPTTVERLREGQGVRERVLRSIKMERIYKRSDGSTEKESDADRYEMQAVSMASPMKSPHRYSPSVYSHQSSESHRQTDSPSFLQQTSNSPFRGNYSPSSGQSFYPRLSTSHPGVSQDHPPSSYHSHTPTSTSSSDSRPSAGSLHQQSGSSNVDGGHGYSSSHLKASLLNSSGLAGTPNPGPRAHEQTKIDLGAQASRGGQQQASHSLKSGSPGQVALQAGSRLLSATGPTHYPQRGTSLSQFQHSPLQGPGVRTQSGSF; via the exons ATGCAACAGTCTTCCGTTGTGTGTTGTCAGGATCACAACTATGGCGCGCCCCCTCCCCCTACCCCACCCGCCTCCCCGCTTTCCCAAACCATCATTCCCCGCATGGATCTCAATGGCATGGTACGTGGCGCCCGCTATCACGAAACTACTGAGGACAACTCAGCCGACAGCGACAGCTCCTCAGAGGAGGACGGGGCTGTGGCCAGCTGGTGTCACTGCAGCCTGACGCCGGATGGCCTGCTCATCAAATGCGACAATTGCAG GGGACTTGACAGGAGGAAAGGAGCAAAAGGCCAAcatagaaaaacagaaaatgtctcAG CTGGAGAGAGCAGCGCCACCGAGAGTGGTGACGAAGAGGTGTCTCCTTCCACCATCTCTTACACCGCCACCCAGCATACACCCACCAGCATCAAACTCACTGTCAACCGGGTTAAAAGAAGCAAAtccaaaaagagaaagaagagcaCAGAGAAGGCTCGTGGAACACCGAAGGGCAAGAAAGTCAAG GCTTTCAGAGAGGGTTCTAGGAAGTCCATGAGGATGAAG AACTCAACAACAGAGGCGAGCGTGTTGGATGAGAACACAGCAGAGGGATGGGAGAGCAGGATCCGCCAGTGGACGGACCAGTATGAGGAGGCTCTAGCCAACCAGTACAGCGCTGACATCCAGACACTCCTCCAGCTTCACCGTGCTGCCAGCACCACCGTCTCAAAGGCAGAGAGCGGCACTGCAACGCCTCCTTCCACCACACAGATCCACGCCTCAGTCGATGCCATGGACACCATCAACCGCACTGAGTTGGCCTGTAACAACACAGTGCTGGGCTCACAGATGCAG CTCCAGTTGGGGCGGGTAACGCGGGTGCAGAAACACAGGAAGATCCTCCGAGCAGCTAAGAACTTGGAGGCAGACACACTCATCATTGAATATCGGGGAAAGGTCATGCTCAAACAACAGTTTGAAGTCAACGGGCATTTCTTCAAAAA ACCCTACCCGTTTGTGCTGTTCTACTCAAAGTTTAATGATGTAGAAATGTGTGTTGATGCGAGGACCTTTGGAAATGACGCCCGCTTCATCAGGAGGTCCTGTACACCCAATGCTGAG GTCCGACATATGATTGCTGAGGGCATGATCCATCTGTGTATCTACGCTGTTAGTCAAATCACAAAGGACGCTGAGGTCACCATTGGGTTTGACTACGAGTTCAATAGCTG TAATTACAAAGTGGACTGCGCCTGCCATAAGGGCAACCAGAACTGCCCGGTGCAGAAGCACAACCTGAGCCCCAGGGAGAGCTTACTCAGTACCCCCTCCCTGCcacccccctctcccctggtggGTGCTGAGACTCGACGGAGAAAAGCCCGCAGGAGAGAGCTGGAGAGCTGCCACACTGGTGACAGCAACCAGACCCTGGACCAGCACCAGGAGGCCAAAGAACTACAGGGGACCAGTGACacagag GAGAGACTGCTGGATGAGCTGAAggtggaagagggagaggaaggagaggtggATGAAAATGGTGTTGCCATCTCCAGTAAAAGA AATTGTAACAGCTTGGAAAGGAGGCGCAGGAGAGTTGGAGGAGcagaggtgaaggaggagggTGTTGAAAGTGAGGATGGGGCAGGAAACCCCTCTGGAAACACTCCCATACCCCACAACACTGGAGTGGGGGTCAGCACACGACGCACCACATATGTCATG GAAGCACCGTCTATTGAAGAAAAGACCTCATTACCCAACCTGCCTGCTCCAATTGCTCCCCCGAAACCTGCGCGACCTACCAAGCCTCGGCCCAAAAGTCGGATATCTCGCTACCGGTCAAGTTCATCCCAGCGTGCCCGGCGGCAGCGCCAAGCCCTCGcccagcaagcagcagcagctgctgcggCTGCAGCAATGGCAGCGACACCATCATCAGCTGATCAGGGCGCTTCTCTGGATGAAGAGGGATCTCAGGGCCCATATGGTGCTGAACATGGCCATGGAGAGAGTGGTCCAGGGGGTCATCTCCTAGAAGGAGAAGGCCAGGGTCTGAACTGCATAAATAGAGGCAACATGCGCTACCCCAAGACCAAGAAG TACCTGGTGACAGAGTGGTTGAATGACAAGGTCCCAGGAGGGGAGAAGGTCCACCAAGAGGTGCCCGTTGAGCGCCCACTGCGGATAACCACTGACCCAACGGTGCTGGCCACCACCCTCAACATGCTGCCAGGCCTCTCCCACTCATCGCTCATCTGCACCACACCCAGACACTACGTCCGCTTCGGTTCCCCCTTCAACCCTGAGAGACGCCGACCCCGTCCACTACAAATGGACGGCACTTATGGCTGCTACAAGAAG AGATGGATAAAGCAGGTGGAGGATGAGAGCTGTTCAGCCAGTGTGGAGGATGGCACAGAGTCCACCTCCTCCCAGCAAAGTACCAGTAGCAGATCCACCCCCAACCCCTTGTCCAGTG AAATCAACGCACCATTTAAGAAGCGCCGCTCCAAGTATATGCCAGAGACAACACCAGTACCCTCGGACCACCTGCTTCGCCCGCTGTCACCCATTACACCGCCGCTCCCAGAGGACTCCCTACACCCACCGTTCCACACACCCTGTGGCTCCTTGCTGCCCAACGGCTTGGCTTACTCCCCCATGCCCTCGCTGCCGGCCAGCCGCTGCAACACACCGCTGCAGTTTGAA AACATATCATCACCTGAGGCGTCTCCTGTTCACCGGCCGGAGTCCATCTCTCCTGAG CCATGTCTTCAGACAGACTTTGACATCCCTCGGCCTCAGTTCCCAGACCTGTCGCTCCCCTCTAGCTTGGAGAGTCCCGTGGCTGTGACCTCAGATGACTTTTCCCTTCCTGGAGGGCCTTCAGGCCACGATTCCCAGGGCACATCATCTGTAGGGACCAGTTCCCTAAACCCAGTGTCCTGTCCTTCCTCAGACCTAACCTCGCAGAACAGGGAGCAGGCCTTCAGGACAGAGTTCAACCTTATATACACCTGCTCGCCCCTCAACGCAAACTTGGGGAATCCCGTGGCCACCGAGCGCCACCTCTCCCAGTCAGAGGGTGGCTTTTCCCCAGCAGAGTCCTTCCACAGTTCCATAAGCGGCCAGGGACTGCTGGGAGATGTGGGCCCCGGCTCCATGTCACCCTATGGCGAGCCTCATTATGGGGGAGGCTACCCGGATAGTGGCACACCTCCTCACACCAGCAACCCACCACAAAAGAAGAAG AGGGCCAACCAGCATACCATTAGTCTGCTGACAGGGAAGCCAGATTACCAGGCTATAGCTGTAAGAAGTGAATACAAGCCAGTACAAAATATG GTGTCTCTGCTGGAGTATCGCAAGAGGAAGCAGGGCAGCGGTCGTGACTCGGAGCCAGCCGCTAGCAGCTCGTCTCTGAGTGGTACCCCCACACGGCCTGGCTCCCACTATAGCCAGGACTCCCACCATCCTCACTGCCATCAGCAGATGCAGCCCCAGGTTTCCCCACACAGCTCCTTCTCTTCCTCAGTACACTCATCCTCCATCCCACAGATAGAGGAGGTCAGTCCTCCAGACCACCAGGGCTCGTCGGCGCATTCCAGACGCCAGGACAACAACAATCAGTG GATGGTCCCCACTACTGTTGAACGTCTAAGGGAAGGCCAGGGGGTTCGGGAGCGAGTGCTAAGAAGCATCAAGATGGAGCGCATTTACAAGAGGAGTGATGGCTCTACAGAGAAGGAATCTG atGCAGATCGATATGAGATGCAAGCAGTGTCTATGGCTTCTCCCATGAAGAGTCCACACAGATACAGTCCCTCTGTTTACTCACACCAG TCATCAGAAAGCCACCGGCAGACCGACAGCCCATCGTTCCTCCAGCAAACCTCCAATTCTCCATTCCGGGGTAATTACAGTCCCTCATCAGGCCAGAGCTTCTACCCACGCCTCTCCACCTCTCATCCTGGAGTGTCCCAGGACCACCCTCCATCCTCCTACCACAGTCacacccccacctccacctcctcctcagacTCCAGGCCATCAGCGGGCTCTCTACACCAGCAGAGTGGCAGCAGTAACGTGGACGGAGGCCACGGCTACAGCAGCAGCCACTTAAAAGCAAGCCTTTTGAACAGCAGTGGCCTGGCGGGTACTCCCAACCCGGGACCGAGGGCCCACGAGCAGACTAAAATAGACTTGGGTGCCCAGGCCTCCAGAGGGGGTCAGCAGCAGGCATCTCACAGCCTGAAGTCGGGCAGCCCGGGCCAGGTGGCGCTGCAGGCCGGCTCCAGGCTGCTGTCGGCCACCGGACCGACACACTACCCACAAAGAGGGACAAGCCTCAGTCAGTTCCAGCACTCCCCTCTTCAGGGACCCGGAGTAAGGACACAGTCAGGAAGCTTTTAG